CGATGTACGGGCTGACCAGGATGGTCTTCCCCGGCAGCGTCGCGGCGACGATCCGGTGCTGGGCGGCGTACAGGCCGATGATCGGGTCGCCGGGGGCGCGGTCGCGCATGGCCAGCTCGAACGACTGGTACACCCCCGCGAACGCCGCCGACCCGCCGAACCGCGCCCGGTAGTCGGCCAGCACCCGCCCGGTGAAGGCGGTCAGCGCGGCCGTGTGGTCGTGGTCCGGCTCCCACGTCTTGCCGGGCTCCTGCGGCGCGGCGGGCAGCCCGGGGAACACCTTCATCCCGTACGCCGCCGCCTCGGCCATCAGGTTGCCCAGCCCGTCGCCGTCGGTGGAGATCAGCACCAGGTCCTGGACGGGGTCGGCGCACGACGCGGCCAGCGACACCCGGTAGAAGACCCGGTCGCCGGCCTCGACCCGCCGGTCGAGCCCCTGGCAGCGCAGCAGCCCCGGCCCGAACTCCTCGCTCGTCGTGTACGTGTACACGTGCCGGACCCGCTTGCCCGGCACCTCGGCGCACGGCCGCCCGTCCACCCGGCATCCGGCGAAGACGGCGTCCCGCGCCTCGAACCGGGGCCCGAACGTGACCAGCGTGTCACCGCCGATCTGATGGACGGCCTCGACCATGCGCCGGGTCACGCACACGTCGGCGCGGGGCATGACCCAGTAGCCGGTCACCGCGTACGGGGCCGTCACCCGCGTGTCGCGAGGCTGGCAGTCTGCCGGGTCCCGCGCCGGCCCCTCGGAGACGGCCGGCACGACCACGCCCATGACCACGGCGGCGAGCCCCACGACGACGGCCACCGCCGCCACGGCCCACAGGATCCGGTGCACCCACGCCCCTTCCACGCCCAGCTCCAGCCTACGTAGCCGAACTGCCCCATGGCCGGAGAAAAACGACCCCGGAGTGAGCCGCCGCCACCCGGCCAAGGAGAATGGCGGCAAGGGGGACGACATCGTGCGCATCGATCTCAGCGGGAGAACCGCGCTGGTCACCGGCTCGACGCAGGGCATCGGGGCGGCCATCGCCGCCGGCCTCGCGGCGGCGGGGGCCCGCGTCGGCGTCAACGGCCGCGGCGAGGCCGGGGTGGCCGCCGCCATCGAGCGGATGCCGGGCGGCGACCTGGTCGCGGCGCCCGGCGACGTGTCCACCGAGGAGGGCTGCGAGCAGGTGCTGGGCCTGCTGCCGCAGGTGGACATCCTGATCAACAACCTGGGCATCTTCGGCGCCCGCCCGGCGCTGGAGATCGACGACGCCGAGTGGCGGCGCTACTTCGAGGTGAACGTGCTGGCCGCCGTGCGGCTCACCCGGGCGTACCTGCCGGGCATGAAGGAGCGCGGCTGGGGGCGGATCCAGTACATCGCCAGCGACTCGGCGGTGGCGGTCCCGGCCGAGATGATCCACTACGGGATGACGAAGACGGCGCTGCTGGCCGTCTCGCGCGGCTTCGCGAAGGAGGCGGCGGGCACCGGGGTGACGGTCAACTCGGTGCTCGCCGGGCCGACGCACACGGGCGGCGTGGAGGAGTTCGTCCGCCAGCTCGTGGGCGAGGACCTGCCGTGGGAGGAGGCGCAGCGGGCGTTCATGCGGCGGCACCGGCCGCAGTCGCTGCTGCAACGGCTGATCGAGCCCGAGGAGATCGCCAACATGGTGGTCTACCTCAGCTCGCCGTACGCCTCCGCGACCACGGGCGGCGCGCTGCGCGTGGACGGCGGCTACGTGGACGCGATCCTGCCCTAGCCGGGGGATCCCCTGAAGGAGGCGGCCGTCCCCCACTCGCGGGGGATGCCCGCCGGCGGCCCGGCCGCCAGCCTTGGGGCATGATCCTGAGAACCTTACTGGTGGGCGCCCTGTCCGTGGGCGCGCTCGCCGCGCCCGCCCAGGCCGCCGCCTCCGCTCCGAAGGCCGCCGCCGTGAAGTGGCAGGACTGCCCGGCGTACTCCGACGACGTGCTGCGCTCGTTCGGCCTGCCCGAGAAGGAGTTCCCGCGCTGGCGCCGCCTGTACGCCCGCACCGAGTGCGGCACGCTCGCCGTCCCGCAGAACTACGCCGACCCGGACGGCAAGCAGATCACCGTCGCCTTCACCCGGCTCAAGGCCGCCGACCAGGCCCACCGCCTGGGCAGCCTGGCGGTCAACCCCGGCGGCCCCGGCGGCAGCGGCTACCTGATGCCGATCGACCTGGTCATGAGCGGGATGAAGCTGGACGAACGCTACGACCTCATCGGCCTCGACCCGCGCGGCACCGGCTACAGCACCAAGGCCGCGTGCAAGCCCCCGGAGCAGAAGGAGCCGGAGCCGGGCCCGGTCACCGAGGAGCAGGCCAGGCAGGTCTACGCCGCGACGGTCGCGGCCAACAAGGCGTGCGGCGCCAGCGACCCCGGCCTCATCGGCCAGATCACGACCGCGAACGCCGCCCGCGACCTCGACCGGATCCGCGCGGCGCTCGGCGAGCGCAAGCTCGCCTTCCTGGGCGTGTCGTGGGGCACCTGGTTCGGGGCCGTCTACCGCAGCCTGTTCCCGCAGAACGTGCAGCGCATGTGGCTGGACAGCGTCGCCATCCCGGTGCCGCGGATGGACGTCTTCACCGACGTCCGCGCCGGCGCCGCCGACGGGATCTTCCAGCGCCTGGCCGCGTGGATCGCCGAGCGCGACGCCACGTACGGCTTCGGCGACACCAAGGCCGAGGTGGTCGCGGCGCTGACCCGGCTGCGCGAGCGCTACGACGAGCACCCGGTCACCTTCACCGACATCGACTTCACCGTGGACGGCCGGCGCATCGCCGAGGCCGCGAGCCAGCCCAGCCCGGCCTGGAAGGACGTGGCGCAGGTGCTCAAGGAGCTGGTGGACGCCACCGGCCCGGAGGCCCCGCCGACGCTCAAGAAGCTGGCGGGCGGCGGGCCGGGCGGGCCGCCCCCGGCCGGCGCGCCGGAGCGCGGCAACAAGACGGCGAACGTCGCCTACTTCTGCAACGAGGACCTGGGGTCGCGCACGTTCGAGTCGGCGTGGCGGGCCTACCAGGAGCGGCTGCGCCGGTACCCGGTGACGGGCGAGGACTCGGCCTTCGTGCCGCAGTGCGCGGGCTGGCCGCTGCCGGTGCAGGAGACGCGGCTGCGGCGCGGCGGCGGCTCGCTGATGTTGTCGGGCCACCTGCACGAGAGCCCGTCGCCGTACCAGTGGACGCTGGACATGCGCGCGGCCGTCGGCGGCACCGTGGTGACCGTGGACGACGACGTGCACGGCTCGGCGCTGCACACGCCGGGCTGCGTGTCGAAGATCGTCGCCTACTTCGAGACCGGCCGCCGCACCCGGACGTGCCCGGGAGTGCCGGTGCCGGCCGGGTCCTGAGCCTGCCGTCCGGCCGGGCGGCGCGCCGCGTGACGGGGGAGCCGCCCGGCCGGACGGGAGATCGGCCCTCCCGGCAGGCCGTCCTCCGCGGGCGGCGGCCTCCCGCCCGCCCAGCAGTCACGACACCGCCCCCGCGATAGCCCTTTCCGTTCGCCTTCCCGCGGCGCTGTAAAGGCGCCCTTGCACGCATTTTCAGATCATGTTAGATGGAGGCGAGCAGAAGGGACCGGGGCCGTGACGCTGATTATCGATCGCGTCTCCTTACGCCAGCGCGGGGAAATCTGGCTCGACGACATCCGGCTGGACCTCGCGAACGGCCTGACCACCCTGATCGGGCCGCTGAACTCGGGAAAGACGACCTTGATGCGGGTCGCCGCCGGCCTGCAGCCCCCCGATTCCGGCCGGGTCCTGGTCGACGGGAAAGACGTCACCGGCATTTCCGTCCGGAAAAGGTCGATCGCCTTCGTCTATCAGCAGTTCATCAATTACCCGTCGCTCACCGTGTACGAGAACATCGCCTCTCCGCTGCGCCTGGACGGGCGTTTCCGCGGCCCGGCGCTGGACCGCCGGGTGCGCGGGACGGCGGCGCTCATGGGGCTCAGCGACCTGCTCGGCCGCCGCCCCGGCGAGCTGTCCGGCGGCCAGCAGCAGCGCACCGCCATCGCCCGCGCCCTGGCCCGCCCGGTGGACGTGCTGCTGCTCGACGAGCCCCTCGCCAACCTGGACTTCAAGCTGCGCGAGCAGCTCCGCGCCGACCTCAAGGCCATGTTCGCCGAGGCGCCCGGCGTGGTGCTCTACTCCACGGCCGACCCCGCCGAGGCGCTGACGTTCGCCGCGCCGACCGTGGTGCTGGGCGAGGGCCGGGTGCTGGACAGCGGCGACGTCGCCGGCATGTACGCCCGCCCGCCCACGCTCGCCGTCGCCGCCACGCTCAGCGACCCGCCGCTGAACCTGCTGCCGGGCGTCGTCCACGACGGCCGGATCGACTGCCTCGGCGCCTCGTTCCCCGCGCCCCGCGCGCAGGTGGCCGGGCACGGGGTGCTGCTCGGCATCCGTCCCCACCAGGTCACGCTGGCCCCGCGCGGCCCGGACGCGCTGGAGCTGCCCGCCGAGATCAGGCTGGCCGAGGTGACCGGCAGCGCCACGTTCGTGCACCTGCTGCTGCGCGACGAGCGCCACCTGGTGGCGCACCTGCCGGGCACCCGGCGGTTCACGCCGGGCGAGCGGGCCCGCGCGTACGTGGACCCCGCGCACGTCTTCGTCTTCGACGAGACCGGCGGCCGGCTGCTGGCCACCGGCGCGGCGGAGGTCGACCTGCATGGCTGACATCCGGCTGGAGGGCGTGGGACACAGCTACGACGGCGGCCGGACGTGGGCGGTCCGGCCGACCACGTGGACGTGGCGGAGCGGGCGGGCGTACGCGCTGCTCGGCCCGAGCGGCTGCGGCAAGACGACGCTGCTCAACATCATCTCCGGCCTGCTCACGCCCACCGAGGGCCGGGTGCTGTTCGACGGCCGCGACGTCACCGGCGTGCCCACCGCGGGCCGCAACATCGCGCAGGTCTTCCAGTTCCCGGTCCTGTACGAGGAGATGTCCGTCTACGACAACCTCGCCTTCCCCCTCCGCAACCGCCGCCACCCGAAGAAGGACGTCGACCGGCGGGTGCGCGAGGTCTCCCGGCTGCTCGGGCTGGACCCCGTGCTCGGCCGCCGCTCGCGCCGGCTCGACCCGGGCCGCCAGCAGATCGTCTGCCTGGGGCGCGGCCTGGTGCGTCCCGAGGTGGCCGCGGTGCTGCTGGACGAGCCGCTCACCGTCGTGGACCCGGCGCTGAAGTGGACGCTGCGCAGCAAGCTCAAGGAGATCCACCGCGACACCGGGCACACGCTCATCTACGTCACCCACGACCAGACCGAGGCGCTGACCTTCGCCGACGAGGTCGTGGTGGTCAACGAGGGGGCCATCGTGCAGGCGGGCGAGCCGGCCGAGCTGTTCCTGTCGCCGGCGCACGAGTTCGTCGGGCACTTCATCGGCTCGCCCGGCATGAACGTGCTGCCCGCCGAGCTGGCCGGCGGCGTGGTCCGGGTGGGCGGGACGGCCGTCGGCGCGGGCGGTGAGCTGCCGGAGGGGCCGGTGCGGATCGGGGTGCGGCCGGAGTTCGTCGCCGTCGGCGGCGCGCCCGCCTCGCCCGGCGCGCCGGCCCGCGTCACCGGCGTCGACCGCATGGGCGCCTACGACCTGGTCCACGCCGTGGTCGGCGACCACCCGGTGATCGCCAGGACGGAGGCGGGGGCCGGGTACGCGCCGGGCGAGGCGGCGTTCCTGCACTTCCCCGCCGATCGCACGTTCCTGTTCCGCGACCAGGTCCGGTGCGGCTCGCTGGCGCCGCTGAGCGAGGGAGGCGCGGGGTGACCACCGACCAGAGGACGGTCGCGGGCAGCCAGGTCGGCGGCGGGGTGGTGGACCCCGCGGCGGCGCCCGCGGAGAGCCGCGAGCCGCGCCCCGACCCGCGAAGGCGCGCCAACCGGGCGTGGCTGCTGGTGCTGCCGGTGGTCGTGTCGGTGGCGTTCACGGCGGTCATCCCGCTGATGACCGTGGTCAACTTCTCGGTGCAGGACGTCTTCAGCCCGGACGACCGGGTGTTCGTCGGCCTGGACTGGTTCTACGAGGCGGTGCGGCGGCCGGAGAACCGTGCGGCGTTCGTCCGCACGCTGCTGTTCTCCGCCCAGGTGCTGCTGGTGGAGATCCCGCTCGGGGTGGCCATCGCGGTGGCGATGCCGCGCCGCGGGTTCTGGGTGTCGGTGGCGCTGGTGCTGGTGGCGCTGCCGCTGCTCATCCCGTGGAACGTGGTCGGCACGATCTGGCAGATCTTCGCCCGCCCGGACATCGGGCTCGGCGGCTGGACGGTCAACAACGTGTTCGGCGTCGGCTACAACTACACGCTCGACTCGACCGACGCCTGGGTCACGATCCTCGTCATGGACGTGTGGCACTGGACGCCGCTGGTGGCGCTGCTCGCCTACGCCGGGCTGCGCTCGATCCCGCAGCCGTACTTCCAGGCCGCGCAGATCGACGGGGCCTCGGCGTGGGCCACGTTCCGGCACATCCAGCTGCCGAGGCTGCGCGGGGTGCTGACGATCGCGATCCTGCTGCGCTTCATGGACAGCTTCATGATCTACACCGAGCCGTTCGTGGTGACCGGCGGCGGCCCCGGCAACGCGACGACGTTCCTCAGCATCCTGCTGTCGAAGATCGCCGTCGGGCAGTTCGACGTGGGGCCGGCGGGGGCGTTCTCGCTGATCTACTTCCTCATCGTGCAGATCCTCTGCTACGTCTTCTTCACCGCGCTGACCAGGTCGGGAAGGTGACCTCGATGGCGAGAAGGCTCCCCTGGGCGCGCACGGTCTTCTGGCTGTACGTGGCGACGCTCATGCTGCCGCTGTTGTGGATGTTCGGCATGTCGATCCGCCCGAACGAGGACATCCTGGGCAGCTTCGCGCTGATCCCGCAGCGCGTGACGTTCGAGAACTACCGGACCTTCTTCGGCGACCCGTCGTGGTACTCCAGCTACCTCAACTCGATCCTCTACACCTCGATGAACGCGGTGATGTCGCTGATCGTGGCGCTGCCCGCGGCGTACGCGTTCTCCCGCTTCCGCTTCGCCGGCGACAAGCACCTGTTCTTCTGGCTGCTGACCAACCGCATGGCGCCGCCCGCCGTGTTCCTGCTGCCGTTCTTCCAGATCTACCAGGCCGTGGGCCTGTTCGACACGCACCTCGGCGTGGCGATCGCGCACATGCTCTTCAACGTGCCGCTCGCGGTGTGGATCCTGGAGGGCTTCATGTCCGGCATCCCCCGCGAGATCGACGAGACGGCGGCCATCGACGGCTACTCGCTGCCGCGCTTCTTCGTCCGGATCTTCCTGCCGCTGATCCGCTCGGCGATCGGCGTGACGCTGTTCTTCTGCTTCATGTTCAGCTGGGTCGAGCTGCTGATCGCCCGCACCATCACCTCGGTGGACGCCAAGCCGATCGCCGCGACCATGACGCGGACGGTGAGCGCGGCCGGGATCGACTGGGGGCTGCTGGCCGCCGCCGGGGTGCTGACGATCGTGCCCGGCGCGGTCGTCATCTGGTTCGTGCGCAACTACATCGCGAAGGGCTTCGCGCTGGGGAGGGTGTAGCGGGATGTTCGAGTGGATGGTGTGGACCCTCCCCACGGCCCTGGTGTTCGCCGGGCTGGCCCTGCTGCTGGCCGGCATGGCGCTCTGGGGCCACCTCTCCCCTCCCGTGGCGCGGCGGGGGTTCCTGCGCATCGAGACCGACCGCGGCGACCGGCTGTACATCGGCCTGATCAGCGCCGCGTTCGTGCTGGTCGGCTGGATGGCCGTCACCGACCTGTCCATGTGGCTCGCGCTCGGCTGCGCGGCCCTGGTGGTGGTCGTGATCGGGATATGGGGCTGAGTAGGAGAGGAGCGAAGCGATGACGCATCGGGCAGGCAGGTCCGCGCTCGCGGGCCTGGCCGCGCTGATCCTCACGGCCGCCGCCTGCGCGCAGGGCGCGCAGCAGCCGTCGAGCGACTTCCGGGAGGCCGACGGCAAGGCGGCGGCGCAGCGGTGGGTGACGCAGGAGTTCACGCCGAGCACGCTGTCGAAGGAGCAGCAGCTCGCCGAGATGGACTGGTTCACGAAGGCCGCCGCGCCCTACCGGGGGATGCAGATCAACGTGGTGTCGGAGACGATCACCACCCACGAGTACGAGTCGCAGAAGCTGGCCAAGGCGTTCACCGAGATCACCGGGATCAAGATCAAGCACGACCTGATCCAGGAGGGTGACGTCATCGAGAAGCTCCAGACGCAGATCCAGGGCAACCAGAACATCTACGACGCCTACGTCAACGACTCCGACCTCATCGGCACCCACTCGCGCGGGAACTACGTCTTCCCGCTGTCGGACTACATCGCCGGCGAGGGCAAGGCCGTCACCTCGCCCACCCTCGACCTCAACGACTTCATCGGCCTCAGCTTCACCACCGGCCCGGACAAGAAGGTCTACCAGCT
The Actinomadura luzonensis genome window above contains:
- a CDS encoding SDR family NAD(P)-dependent oxidoreductase, with amino-acid sequence MRIDLSGRTALVTGSTQGIGAAIAAGLAAAGARVGVNGRGEAGVAAAIERMPGGDLVAAPGDVSTEEGCEQVLGLLPQVDILINNLGIFGARPALEIDDAEWRRYFEVNVLAAVRLTRAYLPGMKERGWGRIQYIASDSAVAVPAEMIHYGMTKTALLAVSRGFAKEAAGTGVTVNSVLAGPTHTGGVEEFVRQLVGEDLPWEEAQRAFMRRHRPQSLLQRLIEPEEIANMVVYLSSPYASATTGGALRVDGGYVDAILP
- a CDS encoding carbohydrate ABC transporter permease; amino-acid sequence: MARRLPWARTVFWLYVATLMLPLLWMFGMSIRPNEDILGSFALIPQRVTFENYRTFFGDPSWYSSYLNSILYTSMNAVMSLIVALPAAYAFSRFRFAGDKHLFFWLLTNRMAPPAVFLLPFFQIYQAVGLFDTHLGVAIAHMLFNVPLAVWILEGFMSGIPREIDETAAIDGYSLPRFFVRIFLPLIRSAIGVTLFFCFMFSWVELLIARTITSVDAKPIAATMTRTVSAAGIDWGLLAAAGVLTIVPGAVVIWFVRNYIAKGFALGRV
- a CDS encoding ABC transporter ATP-binding protein, giving the protein MADIRLEGVGHSYDGGRTWAVRPTTWTWRSGRAYALLGPSGCGKTTLLNIISGLLTPTEGRVLFDGRDVTGVPTAGRNIAQVFQFPVLYEEMSVYDNLAFPLRNRRHPKKDVDRRVREVSRLLGLDPVLGRRSRRLDPGRQQIVCLGRGLVRPEVAAVLLDEPLTVVDPALKWTLRSKLKEIHRDTGHTLIYVTHDQTEALTFADEVVVVNEGAIVQAGEPAELFLSPAHEFVGHFIGSPGMNVLPAELAGGVVRVGGTAVGAGGELPEGPVRIGVRPEFVAVGGAPASPGAPARVTGVDRMGAYDLVHAVVGDHPVIARTEAGAGYAPGEAAFLHFPADRTFLFRDQVRCGSLAPLSEGGAG
- a CDS encoding ABC transporter ATP-binding protein produces the protein MTLIIDRVSLRQRGEIWLDDIRLDLANGLTTLIGPLNSGKTTLMRVAAGLQPPDSGRVLVDGKDVTGISVRKRSIAFVYQQFINYPSLTVYENIASPLRLDGRFRGPALDRRVRGTAALMGLSDLLGRRPGELSGGQQQRTAIARALARPVDVLLLDEPLANLDFKLREQLRADLKAMFAEAPGVVLYSTADPAEALTFAAPTVVLGEGRVLDSGDVAGMYARPPTLAVAATLSDPPLNLLPGVVHDGRIDCLGASFPAPRAQVAGHGVLLGIRPHQVTLAPRGPDALELPAEIRLAEVTGSATFVHLLLRDERHLVAHLPGTRRFTPGERARAYVDPAHVFVFDETGGRLLATGAAEVDLHG
- a CDS encoding carbohydrate ABC transporter permease gives rise to the protein MTTDQRTVAGSQVGGGVVDPAAAPAESREPRPDPRRRANRAWLLVLPVVVSVAFTAVIPLMTVVNFSVQDVFSPDDRVFVGLDWFYEAVRRPENRAAFVRTLLFSAQVLLVEIPLGVAIAVAMPRRGFWVSVALVLVALPLLIPWNVVGTIWQIFARPDIGLGGWTVNNVFGVGYNYTLDSTDAWVTILVMDVWHWTPLVALLAYAGLRSIPQPYFQAAQIDGASAWATFRHIQLPRLRGVLTIAILLRFMDSFMIYTEPFVVTGGGPGNATTFLSILLSKIAVGQFDVGPAGAFSLIYFLIVQILCYVFFTALTRSGR
- a CDS encoding DUF4434 domain-containing protein, encoding MEGAWVHRILWAVAAVAVVVGLAAVVMGVVVPAVSEGPARDPADCQPRDTRVTAPYAVTGYWVMPRADVCVTRRMVEAVHQIGGDTLVTFGPRFEARDAVFAGCRVDGRPCAEVPGKRVRHVYTYTTSEEFGPGLLRCQGLDRRVEAGDRVFYRVSLAASCADPVQDLVLISTDGDGLGNLMAEAAAYGMKVFPGLPAAPQEPGKTWEPDHDHTAALTAFTGRVLADYRARFGGSAAFAGVYQSFELAMRDRAPGDPIIGLYAAQHRIVAATLPGKTILVSPYIDARRGRGFPPEQAGAGLADIAATRSGAPMAVAVQDGRGTGKVPVYGPHERDAKVDPRLVPVVGDVTNAQAYYGATRDYIEAAARQVPPGVRLWVNIEGFEPAPADGECGRVDPLPLRGRTTKSRLDRQVMAAGTHAEKIISYGWDPFFTCQARYDTPSLADDIASGWQEPIVVSAARKDMNGQAGTLVEGYNLWGGTLRFEPEGVSVPQGWYGRGRLESAWVPYVPSAPWTAITATNGAGESSTSPYVLP
- a CDS encoding alpha/beta fold hydrolase translates to MILRTLLVGALSVGALAAPAQAAASAPKAAAVKWQDCPAYSDDVLRSFGLPEKEFPRWRRLYARTECGTLAVPQNYADPDGKQITVAFTRLKAADQAHRLGSLAVNPGGPGGSGYLMPIDLVMSGMKLDERYDLIGLDPRGTGYSTKAACKPPEQKEPEPGPVTEEQARQVYAATVAANKACGASDPGLIGQITTANAARDLDRIRAALGERKLAFLGVSWGTWFGAVYRSLFPQNVQRMWLDSVAIPVPRMDVFTDVRAGAADGIFQRLAAWIAERDATYGFGDTKAEVVAALTRLRERYDEHPVTFTDIDFTVDGRRIAEAASQPSPAWKDVAQVLKELVDATGPEAPPTLKKLAGGGPGGPPPAGAPERGNKTANVAYFCNEDLGSRTFESAWRAYQERLRRYPVTGEDSAFVPQCAGWPLPVQETRLRRGGGSLMLSGHLHESPSPYQWTLDMRAAVGGTVVTVDDDVHGSALHTPGCVSKIVAYFETGRRTRTCPGVPVPAGS
- a CDS encoding DUF2160 domain-containing protein — protein: MFEWMVWTLPTALVFAGLALLLAGMALWGHLSPPVARRGFLRIETDRGDRLYIGLISAAFVLVGWMAVTDLSMWLALGCAALVVVVIGIWG